The sequence ATTTACCATTATTGAACAACAAGCCCAATTACAGGGACGTAAAATTGATGATTTAACCCTTGCGGAAATGGATAAATTATGGGATTATGCCAAGACTTTAGAAACTTAGGAATGTGAGTATGAAACTTTCACAATTTGTTTTGGCGGGTTTATTATTCGCTGGCACACTATCAGCACAGGCAGTTGAACCAACAAAACCTACAAATGCACAACCTACTTCCACAGTAGTCAAATCCACGACTGTGAAAGAGATTACAAAAGATACTAAACCTGCATTTTCAGGTAAAGTAAATTTAAATACGGCAACTGCTAAAGAATTGCAACAATTAAACGGAATTGGTGCAAGCAAAGCCAAAGCTATTATTAATTATCGTAAAAAGATTGGTGGTTTTAAAAAGATTGAACAATTGAAAGAAGTGAAAGGTATTGGCGAAGAATTGTTCAATAAAAATAAAGCACATCTTGGACTTTA comes from Moraxella sp. ZY210820 and encodes:
- a CDS encoding helix-hairpin-helix domain-containing protein translates to MKLSQFVLAGLLFAGTLSAQAVEPTKPTNAQPTSTVVKSTTVKEITKDTKPAFSGKVNLNTATAKELQQLNGIGASKAKAIINYRKKIGGFKKIEQLKEVKGIGEELFNKNKAHLGL